tctctacaatcgttttcacaaaattaatatgacatggctactaaagttgatgacatgtcttattgattaatatgacatgaaaaattatatttaatgctaattaatatttttgataaactttttaaaatatggtaataactcatatattacatttattgtcgatttatatttttggattttttttaaaatatgttaataactcataaatcatcattaaaataaatatattcaattatggcatttaaaatttcaaaatatcatttaaattaaagatatttcaaaaatatatacatattttaagaagattatataagttaaatcataaaatcaaattaaatcataaaatcattagtttcttatatatatccacagatattataaatattgtttaattttatttttatgacaattatgcaattttacatatttatttaatatatttaattaaataaatagatagaaaaatctacttaagattataattttaaatatatacatgcacattcttaactataattcaaaataaatatattgtttttatattaatttaaatgttcagttaaatcaaatttatattaaaatattgataaaaaaaattataatattaataaaaaataaatataatatatatttatctgttaaaaatattttaattttttttacttcacatggtgcaggaaaacacctagtcaGATTATATTAGTCGATGATACgtcaataaaaaagaaaaacaattatgaCTATTTGATCTTTTTCAGTGAAAGGGGAAAGGTGTTAGTTATTCACCAAGACAAAAGTTGACACAAAACATTTGTAATGAAAACTATAACAGATATGTAGCAAAACGCCAAGAAGGCtaagttaaaagaaaaacaacgtTCAAGAGATCCCATATCTTTTTGGAAAAAGAAGTTTCATCAGTTCATTCTGTGATGGAGGATCCCTCCGATGCCTCCAAAACCTCTAATAAACTGACGACCTTCATTAAACATGTCGGTTACAAACTCTAGCGCACAACCAAAACGAACGTGTTCGTTGGCCAGCCACTCCACTAACGGGGTATTCTCCACCACAACTAATTCAATGTTGCCTTCTATGAAGTTCTCTTCGTTACCTTCTTGTTCACTGTCCAAGTACTTTATCACGTTTTCACCAGTTGCATTGTTATTCAACACATATCTGTTGATATCAAGATCTTGCCACACAATCAGTGTCTCAACAGCACCCAACCCCGAGACCAGAGTGTTCAACGTATCATCCACGCCATAGACGTACCTCCCTGTCTTCCGGCTTATCTCCTCAAGGAACCTCCTTACCAAAGCCTTCTCTCGAATGAAGCCTACATCCCCTAGTATTTCAGATGACAGCTCGATAGCTTGGTCGAAACCAGACTCTCCTCCATATGATACATCCACCACTTTCAGTATCTTGGCCTCAAGCCTTGGATCAAACATATGAGACTGTCTCAACTCAGTCTTCAGATCAGCTGAACCGGCAAGTATCAGCCCAGCCACATTAGGCTGACCTGTTAAAGGATTGATGTAGTACTGTGTGACGAGCTCAGCAGCTTTTCTTATGTAAAGGTCACACCTCTCCTTACGGATCTTGGCAAACTGAAGAGCAGACACTCCTCCTCTAGCGTGTTTCCCTGGAAGATCAACAGAGAACTTGTGAAGGACCTCACGGGTGGTACGGCTCAGAGTTCCAAAGAGAGCCCCGTGCCTGTCAATTACAATAAAACCAAACACACCCTCGGCGGTGTCTCCCATTGTTAGGGTTTAAACCTTAACTTTGTGATATAGAACTTGGAATAAACTTGATACCAAAAACCTGTCTTTGCTTTTATAGCTCTCTCTTTTTTCTGATGATTTATTCCTTGTCTATACACCTCTATTTATAGTCCATAGGTTTGTTCCTAAACCCATCTCTATTATGactatttttcctttttctggTTGTAGGTTTTTGGCCGACATAGAGTAAAAGGAAACTTCCATTACACATTTGTTGGACTTTCTTGTCTTGGGCTGGAACTCAAGCAATTATTGGGCCTTTTCCAGTACCCATGTTAAGCAAAAACAATAAAGGAAACCTGCAAcaagcaagaaggattttagcaaaacaaaaaaagaaacaacaaccaAGAAGCTATAtatagttataacttataacctTTATCATATATAACGAGATAGATATTGCGCGATTATTACTCAGAAAATCAGCAAACCTAATCAATTTCATGGTGTGTGTGCTCTATCAGTAAACGCAAATTCTAGTCTAGAGAGAACATATATAATGGAAAAGTCCAGTTTGACCTAAACTTTcttcacatatattttttttttgcttcaaataaaattaaaaatattatcaaaggTTTTGAACAGCAGAGTGAAAAGTGTTACATATTGTCATGTGAGACTCGACTCAAAACGACAAAACTAGTGTTCTGATGAAACAAGAAGACATAACAAATACTACAAGAAATGAATTCAAAGACAAAAGTCACCCTTGATCAATCCAGAAGCTAAAACTAAAAGAAAGCAGGCTTCTAAGTTGATGGTTCCTCCCttggagcttcttcttcttctttctctttgctATTTGGTCAGATCTTGGAtagttctagaaaaaaaaagccTCTTCTTCACAATGCAGTCGAAAAGAGCTTCATGATCCTGCGAGTTTAGTCTTTGCATTAGCgttgggtttggtttggtttgatgaTTTAAAAGAGGATGTTTTCATCAGGTTATTGACTTACaaacaatgtcttgttttgTGGTTTCAGGTGAAGCTGGAGTTAATGATCTCTGGTTTCTCAGATTCTGAACCAtcttcatcgtcatcatcatcatcatcttccttcaGGCTCTCTGATTTCTCTGCAGCTAATTCACATGCAACTGCAAGCTCCTTCTCAAGCTCCTCTTGCTTTTCCTGCAGTCCTGACATACTCAAAGCATCTGCAATCTTCTGCTTGATCTGCTGCTCAAGAGTCTCGATCTTCTGACTACTCACTTTGGCGTCACCCGGACTCTGGCTCGCCTTTGCGGCCTCCACTTTCAGCAACTCAACCATGCTCTTGATCTCTGGTGTCCTCACCACCTCCTCAATCTTCTCACTGATCTCTTGGTTCAGCTTTTCAACTCTTTCTTGAATGTTTTCGCTCGGAACAAAGCTCTGCTCAGCAACATCCTTCACATTCGGTGTCACAGCCTCAAGCTCCAGACCCATTGAATTCAACACGCCAGCCATCTCTGCTTCCACCTCTCCTTTGGTCTTCAAAACCTTTTCTTTCAGCTCATCACTCAGCTCTTCAAAAGATGATGCTCCTGAGCTTGCAACTTCGGCTTTGATTGCCTCAACCTTCTCTCTGACTTCAGGGCGGTCCACAGCTTCTTGAAACCGCTTATTGATCTCATTTTTAACCGAAGCAGCTTCTGAAGCTGCCTTGGCTCTTGAAAAGTCTCTTAGCATGTCAAGCTTAGATCTTAGGCTCTCGTAGTTAGGCGCTTCACTCAAACGAGTACTGAACTCTTCCTTGAGCTTCTCAATCTTCTCTATCAGAATAGGGTGCACAAGATGCTCCTCAGCACTAGCTTTCGAGAACTCTCCACGAATTGCTGCTAATCTCTCCTCCAAACCCATTGCTCTTGCAGCTTCAGTGTACTCATCATCGATCTCTGACTTGAGTTTCTTAATCATCTCGTTAAGAACTTCACTGGAAGGCTGGTCCTCTGAAGAAGTCTCCTTGGCTTTCAGAATCTGTTCCTTTAGCTTCTCAACTTCCCCCTCCAGCTTCCTGCTAGTGGAGACCATATCGTCTCTCCTCTTCATGTTGACTTTCTTCTCCGGCTCTACGGGAGCATTCTCAATGAACACTCCAATCTTTCTGTACTTGGCCATCCTGTGCTTCACCAGCTCCTCCCCACTCATTTTTCCAAACTCctgaaaaaattaaacaaaactcAGAACGTTTCCTGATCCACATCCAGCTTTGAGGCTACGTACATTCATGTTTTCATTGATAGCAATCTTTATCTGCTTCGACGTCCATGAAGGATCAGCATGAGCGCCACCAAGAGGTTCCTGCACAACATGCAAGAGAGAGTAACTCACTGATCCAAAGAGGCTAAAACAAATAGACTAGAGGTAGATGTAGTTACAGGTATGATTCCATCAGCTACGTTAAGCTTAACCAGCTCCTTGGAGGTAATTCTAAGCTTTTCAGCAGCCTGCACACAAAAGTTTCAATCAATTGTAACAACATCAGATATTTACACAATTCACTTAGCAGAACAGTGTACATACCTCAGGAGCAGCCTTGGAACTATTCCACAAGATCGCTGCACATGCCTCTGGACTGTGAAAGCAGAATAAATAAACCAATTTTGTAAGaatatcattatcatcatcataacTACATAAGAGGAAAGCTCTTACCTGGCAACATAGAAAACAGCGTTTTCGAGCATCAGCATTTTATTAGCACAGCCAATGGCCAAGGCACCACCAGAACCACCTTCTCCAATGACAATAGAAATAATAGGAACTTTCAGACCGAACATTGTCCTCAGATTGTTTGCAATCGCTTCACCCTATTATAcatatcttctctattaaaagagaagtacaattTTATCTACTGTAAAAAAGTCATAACTAGACCATCTAATAAGTAGTCTAATAAACTGAATTAATATTAACATATCCTTCCTATTAACCATGAAACCATCTTATGTCGctaaaaaatctaaacaacTTCTCCTATTGATCATATTTAACggaaattttattaattgttatttaatttgattctaaaatatatttactagatttgataattgatttattatatatatgattcatataattaatcatctactacatttttaactttatttaaacacatgtaaaaatgaaataaaaatatctctAAAACTTTATTTAGTCTCATTGACTTCGTATACTTTGCACCTCTATATTTACTTCATTGTAAATATAtctcaatattaaatattataatatttaattgatattaaatcaactaataaatatatatcaccAAACAtgaaaatctttataaaattgtatgcaaatttaaatataaaataaaaagctttaaaagtaatttttggTTCTGTGTTACTcaaatctaaatattaattttcagtttacataacacaattatttattttcatacaaatttaaatttactaCTAAATTGATACAACACCCGCACGGATGTGCGGGTTCAAGTCTAGTAAGCATTAAGTTGTTATGCTGCAGACAAACCAGTACTACACTTCAAACATAAAAAGACATTTCATGTACCTGTCCTTTTTCCTCGGATTTAAGGTCTGCATAAGCTCCAGGAGTGTCGATGAATGTCACAATGGGGAAACCGTGATGGTCTGCGTAATACATCATCCGTAACGCCTTCCTGTAACTGTTCGTTGGCATTACAGAAGATTTGATGAGAGTGTTCTTTAACTATTTAACAACGAAACATGAACTTctttaaaaagacaaacataacATACCCATGAGGAGTAGGCATCCCAAAGTTACGcattatattttctttggtGTTTCTACCTTTCTGGTGACCGATGAACATGTATCTTTTCCCATCTATGGTTCCAATACCAGTCACAATGGCTGGATCATCATAACCCGCCCGGTCTCCATGAAGCTCCATaaactgaaacaaagaaaaacaaaagtttttatCTCCAATgtatgaccaaaaaaaaagaggatagTGATGAGAGAGCAGAAGACCTTGTCAGTGATGTTATGTATATGATCAAGGAAGGTAGGACGGTTGGGATGTCTTGCAATGTTCACACGCTGTATGGGAGTGAGGTGCGTGTAAAGATCTTTCAGTGCCTGTCTATACTTGGTTTCCAAAGTGATGATCTGATCAGTGAAGTCCAAACCAGTTTCAGCGGCCATCTTCCTCACCTGGCATCCACCACCAAAAAAGGAACCAACGTTAAATGGCAGTTTTACTCAGATGCAAAAGACAAAATGAGTTTAGTAGTATTTTGATTTCTTTACATCGAGAATCTTCTTCTCGAGTTCGACGAGTGGCTTCTCGAAATCAAGAGTGACAGGCTTTTGTGTGTCACCCAAGGGTTTGAAAGTGGAGAGGTAAGACAAGACTCCTCCTTTGACGTTTGGGTCAGGGTTGGAAGGCCAGGGGTGATCGAACTTTTTTCCTTTCTTGAGCCGAGCTGTCACGTACAGGTTGTTGCTGCTTTTGGTGGATGTAACCATTGCTCTTCTTCCTAGGGTTCTCAATGAGACACCACCAGTGACACCGTTGGTTGAGCTACGCAAGTAGTCAGAA
This genomic stretch from Raphanus sativus cultivar WK10039 chromosome 3, ASM80110v3, whole genome shotgun sequence harbors:
- the LOC108847834 gene encoding acetyl-coenzyme A carboxylase carboxyl transferase subunit alpha, chloroplastic yields the protein MASMSHSSIALCGASASASDYLRSSTNGVTGGVSLRTLGRRAMVTSTKSSNNLYVTARLKKGKKFDHPWPSNPDPNVKGGVLSYLSTFKPLGDTQKPVTLDFEKPLVELEKKILDVRKMAAETGLDFTDQIITLETKYRQALKDLYTHLTPIQRVNIARHPNRPTFLDHIHNITDKFMELHGDRAGYDDPAIVTGIGTIDGKRYMFIGHQKGRNTKENIMRNFGMPTPHGYRKALRMMYYADHHGFPIVTFIDTPGAYADLKSEEKGQGEAIANNLRTMFGLKVPIISIVIGEGGSGGALAIGCANKMLMLENAVFYVASPEACAAILWNSSKAAPEAAEKLRITSKELVKLNVADGIIPEPLGGAHADPSWTSKQIKIAINENMNEFGKMSGEELVKHRMAKYRKIGVFIENAPVEPEKKVNMKRRDDMVSTSRKLEGEVEKLKEQILKAKETSSEDQPSSEVLNEMIKKLKSEIDDEYTEAARAMGLEERLAAIRGEFSKASAEEHLVHPILIEKIEKLKEEFSTRLSEAPNYESLRSKLDMLRDFSRAKAASEAASVKNEINKRFQEAVDRPEVREKVEAIKAEVASSGASSFEELSDELKEKVLKTKGEVEAEMAGVLNSMGLELEAVTPNVKDVAEQSFVPSENIQERVEKLNQEISEKIEEVVRTPEIKSMVELLKVEAAKASQSPGDAKVSSQKIETLEQQIKQKIADALSMSGLQEKQEELEKELAVACELAAEKSESLKEDDDDDDDEDGSESEKPEIINSSFT
- the LOC108846300 gene encoding eukaryotic peptide chain release factor subunit 1-1, which gives rise to MGDTAEGVFGFIVIDRHGALFGTLSRTTREVLHKFSVDLPGKHARGGVSALQFAKIRKERCDLYIRKAAELVTQYYINPLTGQPNVAGLILAGSADLKTELRQSHMFDPRLEAKILKVVDVSYGGESGFDQAIELSSEILGDVGFIREKALVRRFLEEISRKTGRYVYGVDDTLNTLVSGLGAVETLIVWQDLDINRYVLNNNATGENVIKYLDSEQEGNEENFIEGNIELVVVENTPLVEWLANEHVRFGCALEFVTDMFNEGRQFIRGFGGIGGILHHRMN